The following proteins are co-located in the Primulina eburnea isolate SZY01 unplaced genomic scaffold, ASM2296580v1 ctg358_ERROPOS102878, whole genome shotgun sequence genome:
- the LOC140820991 gene encoding uncharacterized protein, which translates to MELVKAVEAIFDYLNFDDKDRVSCAVFLLTKTARIWWEATKVMINVQTLKWNEFKDLFYDNNDKDRSEHFMRGLRAEIRRDVRMSKANSYKEIVEKALMAEYDEKEIDKERQFRRQQFVQKGQASVQGGKGGYKRKGKERKNIAEGIAVDPAKIEAVKKWSIPLTIAEEVEDFVVYTDASKKGLGAVLMQRGKVIAYASRQLKEYEKNNPTHDLELAAVRSEITLVEEGTIARLSTLVIRPTLIDRIKHEQQLDTLLLELRAKAEKKGNSEFGLNSDGLITFQGRIFVPVGDAIRRDVLTEAHTASYLVHPGGTKMYQDLRRLY; encoded by the exons ATGGAGTTGGTGAAGGCGGTCGAGGCGATCTTTGATTACCTTAACTTTGATGATAAAGATCGAGTGAGTTGTGCTGTTTTCCTCTTAACCAAGACTGCAAGAATTTGGTGGGAAGCAACCAAGGTAATGATTAATGTTCAAACATTGAAATGGAATGAGTTTAAagatttgttctatgacaa CAACGACAAAGATAGATCCGAGCATTTTATGCGGGGTTTGAGGGCGGAGATTCGAAGAGATGTTCGAATGTCAAAGGCTAATTCTTACAAGGAGATTGTTGAGAAAGCATTGATGGCCGAATATGATGAGAAAGAGATTGATAAAGAAAGACAATTTAGGAGGCAACAATTTGTCCAAAAGGGTCAAGCTTCGGTTCAAGGAGGAAAAGGAGGATACAAGAGGAAAGGAAAGGAAAGGAAGAATATCGCG gaaggaattgcTGTGGATCCGGCTAAGATTGAAGCAGTTAAGAAGTGGTCTATTCCTTTGACAATTGCTGAG GAAGTTGAAGACTTTGTGGTGTATACAGATGCTTCCAAGAAAGGTCTTGGTgctgtgttgatgcagcgaggcaaagttattgcttatgcttctcgtcaattGAAGGAGTATGAAAAGAACAATCCgactcatgatctcgaattggcggCCGTG AGAAGTGAGATCACATTGGTTGAGGAAGGTACAATCGCTCGACTTTCAACCTTAGTTATTCGACCGACTTTGATTGACAGAATTAAGCATGAGCAACAGTTGGATACTCTTTTGTTGGAATTGAGAGCAAAGGCAGAGAAGAAGGGGAATTCTGAGTTTGGATTGAACAGTGATGGCCTGATTACATTTCAAGGCCGTATTTTTGTTCCTGTTGGTGATGCTATTCGTCGTGATGTTTTGACGGAAGCTCATACTGCATCTTATTTAGTACATCCTGgtggcaccaagatgtatcaagaTCTTCGTCGATTGTATTGA